In Saccopteryx leptura isolate mSacLep1 chromosome 11, mSacLep1_pri_phased_curated, whole genome shotgun sequence, the following proteins share a genomic window:
- the OLFML3 gene encoding olfactomedin-like protein 3, which yields MGPRTPFLILLLWSWSGPLQGQQQHLVEYMERRLVALEERLAQCQDQSSRHAVELRDFKNKMLPLLEVAEKEREALRTEADTIAGRVDRLEREVDYLETQNPAPACEEVDDKVTGGSGTKGKGRRNEKYDMVTDCGYTISQVRSMKILKRFGGPAGLWTKDPLGPAEKIYVLDGTQNDTAFVFPRLRDFTLAMAARKASRIRVPFPWVGTGQLVYGGFLYYARRPPGGPGGGGELENTLQLIKFHLANRTVVDSSVFPAEGLIPPYGLTSDTYIDLAADEEGLWAVYATREDDRHLCLAKLDPQTLDTEQQWDTPCPRENAEAAFVICGTLYVVYNTRPASRARIQCSFDASGTLTPERAALPYFPRRYGAHASLRYNPRERQLYAWDDGYQVVYKLEMRNKEEEV from the exons ATGGGACCCCGGACTCCTTTCCTCATCTTGCTCCTGTGGTCGTGGTCGGGACCCCTTCAAGGACAGCAGCAGCACCTTGTGGAGTACATGGAGCGCCGGCTGGTTGCCTTAGAG GAACGGCTGGCCCAGTGTCAGGACCAGAGCAGTCGGCATGCTGTCGAGCTACGGGACTTCAAGAACAAGATGCTGCCGCTGCTGGAGGTGGCCGAGAAGGAGCGGGAAGCCCTCAGGACCGAGGCCGACACCATCGCGGGGAGAGTGGACCGTCTGGAGCGGGAGGTTGACTACCTGGAGACCCAGAACCCAGCTCCAGCCTGTGAGGAAGTTGATGACAAGGTGACCGGAGGCTCTGGGACCAAAGGCAAGGGCAGAAGAAACGAGAAGTATGATATGGTAACAG ACTGCGGCTACACGATCTCACAGGTGAGATCCATGAAGATCCTGAAGCGGTTCGGGGGCCCAGCTGGGCTGTGGACCAAGGATCCGTTGGGACCAGCAGAGAAGATCTACGTGTTAGACGGGACACAGAATGACACAGCCTTTGTCTTCCCAAGGCTGCGCGACTTCACCCTTGCCATGGCTGCCCGGAAAGCTTCCCGAATACGGGTCCCCTTCCCCTGGGTAGGCACAGGGCAGCTGGTATATGGTGGCTTTCTTTATTATGCCCGGAGGCCTCCCGGGGGACCTGGAGGGGGTGGTGAGTTGGAGAACACTTTGCAGCTCATCAAATTCCACCTGGCGAACCGAACAGTGGTGGACAGCTCAGTATTCCCTGCAGAGGGTCTGATCCCCCCATATGGGCTGACGTCAGACACATACATTGACCTGGCAGCTGATGAGGAGGGTCTTTGGGCTGTCTATGCCACCCGGGAAGATGACAGGCACTTGTGTTTAGCCAAGTTAGACCCACAGACACTGGACACAGAGCAGCAGTGGGACACGCCATGTCCCAGAGAGAATGCCGAGGCTGCCTTTGTCATCTGTGGGACCCTATACGTCGTCTATAACACTCGCCCTGCCAGTCGGGCCCGTATCCAGTGCTCCTTTGATGCCAGTGGCACGCTGACCCCCGAAAGGGCTGCCCTCCCTTACTTCCCCCGCCGATATGGTGCCCATGCCAGCCTCCGCTATAATCCCCGAGAGCGCCAGCTTTATGCCTGGGATGATGGCTACCAGGTTGTCTATAAGCTGGAGATGAGGAACAAAGAGGAAGAAGTTTGA